A region from the Brassica napus cultivar Da-Ae chromosome C8, Da-Ae, whole genome shotgun sequence genome encodes:
- the LOC125591858 gene encoding uncharacterized protein LOC125591858 — protein sequence MDAYLKLIQDLAQGFNHFALTRIPRSENTQADALAALASSSDPGLKRVIPVEFIEHPSIGPPVIANLIWGQIEDAEEIEDPPKGKMDQLEYSCDSPWLEPIRAYIVDGTLPAEKWAARKIKTQAARYVTVEGEIYKWRISGPLMTCAEGEKARKVMEEVHSGSCGNHSGGRSLAVKIKCHGYYWPTMIKEMRKIPKASAHHPSTCGGPLVHYISWVKVESYASIKDVQVESFVWKNIITRHGVPYEIVTDNGSQFISTRFEPFWEKWKIRLNKSTPRYPQCNSQAETINKPVLEGLKKRLEAKKGRWADELEGVLSSHRTTPRRATGETPFALVYGTECMIPAEVKFPGVRRRFLPEREDLNNAMLLDELDLINERRDQALIRIQNYQHAAVKYYNSNVRHRRFKEGDLVLRKVFQNTAERNAGKLGANWEGPYKVIKVVRPGSYQIANMQDVKIQRTWNAMHLKKYYH from the exons ATGGACGCATATCTAAAACTCATCCAGGACCTGGCCCAAGGCTTCAACCACTTCGCCCTCACCAGAATTCCTCGCTCGGAAAACACCCAGGCAGATGCCTTGGCCGCGCTCGCGTCAAGCTCGGATCCAGGACTAAAACGGGTAATCCCCGTGGAATTCATTGaacatccgagcatcggaccGCCGGTGATCGCCAACCTGATTTGGGGACAAATCGAAGATGCGGAGGAAATCGAAGATCCACCAAAAGGAAAGATGGATCAGCTGGAATACAGTTGTGACAGCCCATGGCTAGAGCCGATCCGAGCCTACATAGTCGACGGAACGCTGCCCGCCGAGAAATGGGCGGCACGCAAAATTAAAACCCAAGCCGCACGATATGTAACGGTAGAGGgagaaatctacaaatggagaaTCTCTGGCCCACTCATGACCTGCGCCGAGGGAGAAAAAGCGAGAAAAGTGATGGAAGAGGTCCATTCCGGATCGTGCGGAAACCACTCCGGTGGAAGGTCACTCGCAGTCAAAATAAAATGCCACGGTTATTACTGGCCAACTATGATCAAAGAAATGCGAAAAATACCAAAGGCAAGCGCCCACCATCCATCAACCTGCGGAGGTCCTCTCGTCCATTACATCTCC TGGGTAAAAGTAGAATCCTACGCAAGTATCAAAGACGTACAAGTCGAGAGCTTCGTATGGAAGAACATTATCACTAGGCACGGGGtcccttacgaaatcgtaacagACAACGGATCTCAGTTCATCTCTACCCGATTTGAACCGTTCTGGGAGAAGTGGAAGATACGGCTGAACAAGTCAACTCCTAGATATCCACAATGTAACAGCCAGGCAGAGACCATTAACAAACCAGTCCTTGAGGGGTTAAAAAAGCGCTTAGAAGCCAAAAAGGGACGATGGGCAGATGAGCTTGAAGGAGTTCTTTCGTCACATCGTACAACCCCAAGACGGGCcacgggagaaactcccttcgcccTCGTTTACGGGACGGAATGCATGATCCCAGCGGAAGTAAAATTTCCCGGAGTGCGGAGAAGATTCCTCCCCGAACGAGAAGATCTCAACAATGCAATGCTGCTGGACGAactcgatctcattaacgagcgaCGAGACCAAGCTCTCATAAGAATCCAGAACTACCAGCACGCTGCCGTGAAATACTACAATTCAAACGTTCGCCACCGAAGGTTCAAGGAAGGTGATCTGGTTCtgcgcaaagtcttccaaaacactgcCGAACGTAACGCAGGAAAACtgggagcaaactgggaaggaccatacaagGTCATAAAGGTTGTCCGACCAGGATCGTACCAAATCGCGAACATGCAAGACGTCAAGATCCAaagaacctggaacgcgatgcatcttaaAAAATACTACCACTAA